In Ipomoea triloba cultivar NCNSP0323 chromosome 7, ASM357664v1, a single genomic region encodes these proteins:
- the LOC116026344 gene encoding tRNA:m(4)X modification enzyme TRM13 isoform X2, with protein sequence MEGRCKLWLPKKNRFCANVPLQNSPFCGNHTERSDGQWIPCPIDPSHSVLEENLESHLKRCPLLKQTQFLSLQPFYEKGINAGTDSSTIGVSNITSEMKRNAVYAMTVAEFSKLISKIKCIHASICTRIPDSFKNPQACGIWTNRQVDRKLPFEEKHVLQQASILGNLEEFGVLKDSSALPAVVEFGAGRGYLTQVLTDCYGFKKVLLVERKSYKLKADRSLRQKEGLTLERLRIDIEDLKLKAVESLRGAPYLAIGKHLCGPATDMTLRCCTKDQYTGYMLNLGISMEDFHAVTWFTSWAVDADHTSDLNGSDCTTDLQISERESCELDGDVDPKGVEGIIRNMKGVDRAALGFMCKDIIDAGRMAWLKEVGLECQLVKYVPSTISPENHLLVARQKC encoded by the exons ATGGAAGGTCGGTGCAAGTTGTGGCTACCCAAGAAAAATAGGTTTTGCGCAAATGTTCCTCTCCAAAACTCACC TTTCTGCGGAAACCACACCGAAAGATCCGACGGGCAATGGATTCCTTGTCCGATCGACCCTTCTCA CTCTGTGCTAGAAGAGAATCTTGAAAGTCACCTAAAGAGGTGTCCACTGCTGAAACAAACTCAATTTCTGTCTCTCCAGCCTTTCTATGAAAAGGGCATAAATGCTGGTACAGACAGTAGTACTATTGGAGTGTCCAATATTACATCTGAAATGAAGAGAAATGCTGTTTATGCCATGACTGTTGCTGAATTCTCCAAATTAATCAGTAAAATCAAGTGCATTCATGCTTCCATTTGCACTCGCATTCCTGATTCTTTCAAGAATCCACAAGCTTGTGGCATTTGGACCAATCGACAAGTGGACCG CAAGTTGCCATTTGAAGAAAAGCATGTTTTGCAGCAGGCATCCATACTAGGGAATCTTGAAGAGTTTGGAGTTCTGAAGGATTCTAGTGCTCTCCCTGCAGTTGTTGAATTTGGTGCTGGAAGGGGGTATTTGACACAAGTATTGACGGATTGTTATGGATTTAAGAAGGTCTTGTTGGTTGAGCGCAAGTCGTACAAACTTAAG GCTGATAGGAGTTTGCGACAGAAGGAGGGGTTGACATTGGAGCGCTTGAGAATTGACA TTGAGGACCTAAAGTTAAAAGCTGTTGAATCTTTACGAGGAGCACCTTATTTGGCAATTGGCAAGCATCTTTGTGGGCCTGCAACAG ATATGACATTAAGGTGTTGCACGAAGGACCAAT ATACGGGATATATGTTGAATTTGGGTATTAGCATGGAAGACTTCCACGCAGTGACATGGTTTACCAGTTGGGCTGTTGATGCAGATCATACTTCAGATCTCAACGGTTCTGATTGCACTACAGACCTACAAATCag CGAGAGGGAATCGTGTGAATTAGACGGAGATGTGGATCCAAAGGGAGTAGAAGGCATCATAAGGAATATGAAGGGCGTGGATAGGGCAGCTTTGGGGTTCATGTGCAAAGACATAATTGATGCTGGGAGGATGGCTTGGCTCAAGGAAGTCGGACTTGAATGCCAGCTTGTTAAGTATGTTCCCTCCACCATCTCTCCTGAAAACCATTTGTTGGTTGCCAGGCAAAAGTGCTAA
- the LOC116026344 gene encoding tRNA:m(4)X modification enzyme TRM13 homolog isoform X1: MEGRCKLWLPKKNRFCANVPLQNSPFCGNHTERSDGQWIPCPIDPSHSVLEENLESHLKRCPLLKQTQFLSLQPFYEKGINAGTDSSTIGVSNITSEMKRNAVYAMTVAEFSKLISKIKCIHASICTRIPDSFKNPQACGIWTNRQVDRKLPFEEKHVLQQASILGNLEEFGVLKDSSALPAVVEFGAGRGYLTQVLTDCYGFKKVLLVERKSYKLKADRSLRQKEGLTLERLRIDIEDLKLKAVESLRGAPYLAIGKHLCGPATDMTLRCCTKDQCEGQAILESPESCCYLTGLAIATCCHHLCQWRHYINTGYMLNLGISMEDFHAVTWFTSWAVDADHTSDLNGSDCTTDLQISERESCELDGDVDPKGVEGIIRNMKGVDRAALGFMCKDIIDAGRMAWLKEVGLECQLVKYVPSTISPENHLLVARQKC; the protein is encoded by the exons ATGGAAGGTCGGTGCAAGTTGTGGCTACCCAAGAAAAATAGGTTTTGCGCAAATGTTCCTCTCCAAAACTCACC TTTCTGCGGAAACCACACCGAAAGATCCGACGGGCAATGGATTCCTTGTCCGATCGACCCTTCTCA CTCTGTGCTAGAAGAGAATCTTGAAAGTCACCTAAAGAGGTGTCCACTGCTGAAACAAACTCAATTTCTGTCTCTCCAGCCTTTCTATGAAAAGGGCATAAATGCTGGTACAGACAGTAGTACTATTGGAGTGTCCAATATTACATCTGAAATGAAGAGAAATGCTGTTTATGCCATGACTGTTGCTGAATTCTCCAAATTAATCAGTAAAATCAAGTGCATTCATGCTTCCATTTGCACTCGCATTCCTGATTCTTTCAAGAATCCACAAGCTTGTGGCATTTGGACCAATCGACAAGTGGACCG CAAGTTGCCATTTGAAGAAAAGCATGTTTTGCAGCAGGCATCCATACTAGGGAATCTTGAAGAGTTTGGAGTTCTGAAGGATTCTAGTGCTCTCCCTGCAGTTGTTGAATTTGGTGCTGGAAGGGGGTATTTGACACAAGTATTGACGGATTGTTATGGATTTAAGAAGGTCTTGTTGGTTGAGCGCAAGTCGTACAAACTTAAG GCTGATAGGAGTTTGCGACAGAAGGAGGGGTTGACATTGGAGCGCTTGAGAATTGACA TTGAGGACCTAAAGTTAAAAGCTGTTGAATCTTTACGAGGAGCACCTTATTTGGCAATTGGCAAGCATCTTTGTGGGCCTGCAACAG ATATGACATTAAGGTGTTGCACGAAGGACCAATGTGAGGGTCAAGCTATTCTTGAATCACCTGAATCCTGTTGCTATCTTACTGGCTTAGCTATTGCTACATGTTGCCATCATCTTTGCCAATGGAGGCACTATATAA ATACGGGATATATGTTGAATTTGGGTATTAGCATGGAAGACTTCCACGCAGTGACATGGTTTACCAGTTGGGCTGTTGATGCAGATCATACTTCAGATCTCAACGGTTCTGATTGCACTACAGACCTACAAATCag CGAGAGGGAATCGTGTGAATTAGACGGAGATGTGGATCCAAAGGGAGTAGAAGGCATCATAAGGAATATGAAGGGCGTGGATAGGGCAGCTTTGGGGTTCATGTGCAAAGACATAATTGATGCTGGGAGGATGGCTTGGCTCAAGGAAGTCGGACTTGAATGCCAGCTTGTTAAGTATGTTCCCTCCACCATCTCTCCTGAAAACCATTTGTTGGTTGCCAGGCAAAAGTGCTAA
- the LOC116026046 gene encoding L-cysteine desulfhydrase-like, with the protein MDAPREDISTNGNDHNHNHHDDDNHLFKKQKLSFISESEIRQEFAHHQPGIARINNGSFGCCPSSIIAAQKRWQLRFLQQPDDFFFNHLQKRILHSRNLIKTLINADHVEEVSLVDNATTAAAIVLQHVGWAFAEGRFQKGDAVVMLHCAFQAVKKSIEAYVTRAGGSVIVVQLPFPVSSNEEIVAEFRRGLARGKANGRKIRLAIIDHITSMPAVVIPVRELVKICREEGVEQVFVDAAHAIGSVHVNVKEIGADFYVSNLHKWFFCPPSLAFLYCQKSTTSSELHHPVVSHEYGNGLAIESAWIGTRDYSSQMVFPEVLDFVNRFEGGIDGIRKRNHDAVVEMGEMLAKAWGTRLGAPPDMCPSMAMIGLPASLGVLTADDASNMRTLLRDRFGVEVPIHYQEPKDGESLGTMDENGCVTGYARISHQIYNTVDDYLKLRDAINQLVQERFTCKALHAE; encoded by the coding sequence ATGGATGCTCCTCGTGAAGATATCAGCACCAATGGCAACGACCACAATCACAACCACCACGACGACGATAACCATTTGTTCAAGAAACAAAAGCTTTCTTTCATTTCAGAATCCGAAATCCGGCAAGAGTTTGCCCACCATCAACCCGGCATCGCTCGAATTAACAACGGCAGCTTTGGATGCTGTCCGTCCTCCATCATCGCCGCCCAGAAGCGGTGGCAGCTCCGCTTCCTCCAGCAACCTGATGACTTCTTCTTCAACCACCTTCAGAAGCGTATCCTCCATTCCCGCAACCTAATCAAAACTCTCATAAATGCCGACCACGTCGAGGAGGTGTCCCTTGTCGATAACGCCACAACTGCCGCCGCTATCGTCCTCCAACACGTCGGCTGGGCCTTCGCTGAGGGCCGATTCCAGAAAGGCGACGCTGTTGTGATGCTCCACTGTGCGTTTCAAGCCGTGAAGAAATCAATCGAGGCTTATGTGACTCGCGCCGGTGGATCTGTTATCGTTGTCCAGCTCCCGTTTCCAGTTAGTTCCAATGAAGAAATCGTTGCTGAGTTTCGTCGTGGCTTGGCCAGGGGAAAAGCTAAtggtaggaaaattaggttagCTATAATTGATCACATTACCTCAATGCCTGCAGTTGTCATTCCGGTGCGCGAATTGGTCAAAATTTGTAGGGAAGAAGGTGTGGAACAGGTGTTTGTTGATGCTGCTCATGCAATAGGCAGTGTTCATGTGAATGTTAAGGAAATCGGGGCTGATTTTTATGTCAGCAACCTACACAAATGGTTCTTCTGCCCGCCCTCATTGGCTTTTTTGTACTGTCAAAAATCGACTACGTCTTCCGAGTTACATCATCCAGTGGTTTCGCATGAATATGGCAATGGACTGGCCATCGAGAGTGCTTGGATTGGAACACGAGACTACAGCTCACAGATGGTTTTCCCCGAGGTGTTAGATTTTGTTAATAGGTTTGAGGGCGGCATTGATGGAATTAGGAAGAGGAATCATGATGCTGTTGTCGAAATGGGAGAAATGTTAGCCAAGGCTTGGGGAACAAGGCTCGGGGCACCACCGGACATGTGCCCTAGCATGGCTATGATTGGTTTGCCCGCAAGCTTAGGGGTTTTGACTGCTGATGATGCTTCAAATATGAGAACTCTTTTGAGAGACCGTTTTGGGGTGGAAGTACCAATCCATTACCAGGAACCAAAAGACGGGGAATCACTTGGAACCATGGACGAGAATGGTTGTGTGACAGGATATGCTCGCATTTCTCATCAAATTTACAATACAGTTGATGATTACCTCAAGTTGAGGGATGCAATTAATCAACTTGTGCAAGAAAGGTTTACTTGCAAGGCTCTCCATGCAGAATAA